Proteins encoded within one genomic window of Plasmodium cynomolgi strain B DNA, chromosome 11, whole genome shotgun sequence:
- a CDS encoding uroporphyrinogen decarboxylase (putative): MEPKAVSSNADQMEVFVRPENAKYQAFGRPKNDLVLRVIENKEEGRALERIPVWFMRQAGRYLPEYRQLRSKHDFFEMCQNPELSSEVTIMPLKRFPCDLLVIFSDILIIFVAMGINIKFIENVGPTFDQSITSFEEFQKLTVSLDQVIKNLHYVYDAINLTKNKINNAVPILGFAGSPFTLFTYLTKNNKKTYEDSIRMVYERSEDVHLILSKLSEVCVSHLINQIDSGANIVQLFDSNADVIDTCLFSRFSLSYLKRVIETVKKLRPHVFVILFLKENFHPDLKELNIDVLSITHKQLAVNSSSFYYDLFEGRIILQGALDPHIMLLNDEKLVSRYTSEMISQIRYTNKYIANLGHGMLPGSRVENVRAFIDAVGAYFPA, translated from the exons ATGGAGCCCAAAGCTGTGAGCAGCAACGCGGACCAAATGGAAGTCTTCGTTCGACCGGAGAATGCCAAGTACCAAG CGTTCGGCCGGCCGAAGAACGACCTGGTGCTGAGAGTCATCGAGAACAAGGAGGAAGGAAGGGCGCTGGAGAGGATCCCCGTGTGGTTCATGCGACAGGCCGGCCGCTACCTACCGGAGTACCGACAACTGAGAAGCAAACACGACTTCTTCGAAATGTGTCAAAATCCAGAGCTCTCCTCCGAAGTAACCATCATGCCCCTTAAGAGATTCCCATGTGACCTGTTAGTTATATTTTCCGATATAttaatcatttttgttgccatggggataaacataaaatttattgagAACGTTGGACCAACATTCGATCAGAGTATTACTTCCTTTGAGGAGTTCCAAAAGCTAACCGTCTCACTAGAccaagttataaaaaatctgCACTATGTATATGATGCCATCAATTtgacgaaaaataaaattaacaatgCAGTTCCCATTTTAGGGTTCGCTGGATCCCCATTTACTCTCTTTACATAcctaacaaaaaataacaaaaagaCATATGAGGATAGCATTCGAATGGTCTATGAACGTTCAGAAGATGTACATCTAATTTTGAGTAAACTAAGTGAGGTATGTGTAAGTCACCTTATCAATCAGATCGATAGTGGAGCAAATATTGTACAACTGTTCGACAGTAATGCAGATGTTATAGATACATGTTTGTTTTCTCGATTTAGTTTgtcttatttaaaaagagtTATCGAAACGGTGAAGAAATTGAGACCTCATGTatttgtcattttatttttgaaggAGAATTTTCACCCAGATTTGAAAGAGCTCAATATTGATGTCCTTTCCATTACACATAAACAGCTAGCTGTGAATTCGTCTAGCTTTTACTACGACTTATTTGAAGGCAGGATCATCTTGCAGGGGGCTTTGGATCCACACATAATGCTTCTGAACGATGAGAAGCTCGTGTCAAGGTATACATCTGAGATGATCAGTCAAATTCGGTACACGAACAAGTATATTGCGAACTTGGGTCATGGGATGCTGCCCGGCTCGAGAGTCGAAAACGTGCGTGCCTTTATCGACGCCGTGGGGGCCTACTTCCCTGCGTAG
- a CDS encoding EXS family protein (putative) — translation MKFAEKLKHLKVKSWEDKYIDYKFLKKIIKRKRNAEICSLYERIEKNNKDVLEVCNLVTSDNVGENNKDKKGGKNDDVECGDIDYTYLFFWVLQHYINMVRGHYEQEFNYLNDRVNEIKSFLMSDKINLKDMDVMKTKCLHIYNMFDILNNYLNINVLSVYKILKKKNKKEKLSTSLDLYQKYCNTLHQISREEEFNAKIKSTYLSIQKKRGDNCERLDFLNFKIYLKNKIENIGQYRGILYTLCGILIILVINTIILLYLNKNNINVNTILSILPIYRLLYILNFFFLFIFGSFLFMQVYGVNFTYILDLNKIIVDEYYYLINVVIFLLFLTTLSLLVFLLDVLFKLNIFSNIIFHVVILFILLFCTTIFPVNFYKYKETNFVFSSLLRVLSSGIFLVNSVNLLDNIIGDILTSLSKTFSDVQYFVCFLLNGMKTNAPAKCPILEGYVNPVFVGLPFYFRFCQCLIRYNNEREKIHIFNMLKYLSGIAIVICTSFNWAYLGLGTNTSKIILICAYVVGSTYMYFWDLYCDWGLLKEYNYLLRKNNNLMYPPHYYYFAGLLNLIFRLTWAITLMPITIFQNKEINTFLITFVLMFIEVLRRSIWICFRLENEHVTNASKYRSILWVPKMTKKKKF, via the exons atgaaatttgcAGAGAAGCTAAAACATCTGAAGGTGAAGTCATGGGAAGACAAGTACATCGATTATAAattcttgaaaaaaattattaaaaggaaaagaaatgcAGAAATATGCAGTTTGTATGAACggattgaaaaaaacaacaaggATGTTTTAGAGGTATGTAATTTGGTGACCTCTGATAACGTAGGTGAAAACaacaaagataaaaaaggaggaaagaatGACGATGTTGAGTGTGGAGATATCGATTACACGTACCTGTTTTTTTGGGTACTACAgcattatattaatatggTTAGAGGACACTACGAACAAGAATTCAACTACCTTAATGACAGAGTGAATGAGATTAAGTCCTTCCTCATGAGTGATAAAATTAACTTAAAAGACATGGATGTCATGAAGACCAAGtgtttgcatatttataacatGTTTGATATCCTGAATAATTATCTGAATATTAACGTTCTTTCcgtttacaaaatattgaagaaaaaaaacaaaaaggagaaactcTCCACTTCGCTCGACTTGTATCAGAAGTACTGCAACACGCTGCACCAGATAAGCCGTGAGGAGGAGTTCAAC gCGAAAATCAAGTCGACTTACCTGTCCATCCAGAAGAAACGGGGAGACAACTGTGAGAGGCTggactttttaaatttcaaaatttaccTCAAGAACAAAATCGAAAATATCGGACAGTACAGAGGCATCCTATACACCCTCTGTGGTATTCTCATCATCCTAGTCATCAACACCATCATTCTGCTTTacctgaacaaaaataatataaatgtgAATACAATTCTGTCCATCCTGCCGATCTACAGACTgctttacattttaaattttttcttcctcttcattttcggCTCCTTCTTGTTCATGCAGGTCTACGGCGTGAACTTCAC GTACATCCTCGACCTGAACAAGATCATCGTGGACGAATACTACTACCTGATCAACGTCGTgatcttcctccttttcctgaCGACGCTCTCTCTGCTCGTGTTCCTACTGGACGTTCTCTTCAAGCtaaatattttctccaaTATCATTTTCCACGTTGTCATCCTTTttattctccttttctgCACGACCATCTTTCctgttaatttttacaagtaTAAGGAAAccaactttgttttttcatcccTTCTGCGAGTTCTCTCCAGCGG CATTTTCCTAGTCAACAGTGTCAACCTGCTGGACAACATCATTGGGGATATTTTGACGAGCCTATCGAAGACCTTCTCAGATGTTCAGTACTTCGTTTGCTTTTTGTT AAACggaatgaaaacaaatgcgCCTGCGAAGTGTCCAA TCCTGGAAGGCTACGTCAACCCCGTTTTCGTGGGACTCCCCTTTTATTTCCGTTTCTGTCAATGCTTAATCAG ATACAACAacgagagagaaaaaattcacatttttaacatgcTCAAGTATTTGTCCGGAATAGCCATCGTGATATGCACGTCCTTTAACTG GGCCTACCTAGGCTTGGGTACGAACACGAGCAAAATTATCCTCATTTGCGCCTACGTCGTGGGATCCACGTACATGTATTTTTGGGACTTGTACTGTGATTGGGGGCTCCTGAAGGAGtacaattatttattaag GAAAAACAACAATTTGATGTACCCCCCGCATTACTACTACTTTGCCGGATTGCTAAATTTG ATCTTCAGGCTGACGTGGGCCATCACCCTCATGCCGATTACCATCTTCCAGAATAAG gaaATAAACACCTTCCTAATAACCTTCGTTTTGATGTTCATCGAAGTCCTCAGGCGATCAATA tgGATTTGCTTCCGCCTGGAGAACGAGCATGTGACGAACGCGTCCAAATACAGATCCATACTATGG GTGCCAAAaatgacgaagaagaagaagttttGA